Genomic DNA from Pelosinus sp. UFO1:
ATACCAAAACTTTCGTAAAGAGCCGCCAAGCATAAGAATACAAACAGCAAGGCAAAACCAAAGACATAAGGAGCACGGCCACCAGATATCTTTTCTTCACGACTCTGATCAGCCCATTCATAACCAAAACCAGTAGGCAAGTTTTCAGCTGCCACTTCTTCTAGAGCAGTTAAGGCTTGACCTGAGCTATAACCAGGTGCAGGATTACCACCAACTTGAATCGTTCTGTAACCATTAAATCTTTTAATTACAGGAGGTGCCGTAATTGTTTGTGGTTTTAATAAGGTATTGAGTGGTACCATCACTCCAGATGAACTACGGACATAGAAGAAGCGAGTTCCTTCAACATCATTTCGGAACTGCTGTTCCGCTTGCATGACTACTTTATAGGACCTTCCGAAACGGTTAAAATCATTAACCTGTACGCCACCAAGGAAGGTTTGTAATGCTGTAAATACATCCTTTACTGGTACGCCTAACTGCTCTGCTTTTTCCCGATCTACGTCAAAACGATAACCAGGAGTATCTATTCCAAAAGTAGAGTAAATCATCCCAATTTCCGGACGTTTACGGGCAGCAGCCATAAATTGTTTAGAAACCCTATCGATTTCTTCAATGGTATTACCACCTTTATCCTCAATCATCATGGTAAAGCCACCTACGGTGCCAATCCCCGGTAAGGAAGGAGCATTAAAGGAAACAACCCTAGCTTCAGGAACATGAGAACCATTCATTAAAACCTTCATAACTTGTTGCTCTACACCTAATCCTGGAGCGGTTCTTTCATCCCAATCAGCAAGTTTCGTAAAAATAATCGCTGAATTTGCTTTCGCAGCACCAGCTAAAATATCATAACCTTGCACTACAATTGTATCCGCTACCCCTGGTTGAGCACGCATATCCTCGGCTATTTTACTAGCAACAGTAGCGGTACGACTCGCGCTTGCCGCCTCTGGTAAGGTAATACTTGAAATAAAGTACCCTTGGTCTTCACTAGGAACAAAGGAAGATGGAACGAGTTGAAATAGTTTACCAGTGATTAATAAAAGTACCACTAAGAATACAACACCCAAAGCAGCTCTTTTGATTAATTTAGCCAAACCTCTACCATACCGCTCTACGGTAGCCTCAAACACATCATTAAATTTGTTAAAAAATCTTTCTAGGAGCCCAGAATGGGCATCCGGATCATGAGGTTTAAGTATTAACGCACATAGGGCCGGTGTTAAAGATAAAGCCACGATGGCGGACAAGGCCATGGAAACTGCGATTGTTAAGGCGAACTGTTTGTATAAAACACCTGTTGTCCCGCCAAAAAAGGCAACGGGAATAAATACAGATGCTAACACAAAGGCAATCGCAACAACGGGACCAGATACTTCACTCATAGCCAATTTAGTTGCCTCTTTGGGGCTCATGCCATTGTACCTCATATGATGCTCTACCGCTTCAATTACAATAATCGCATCATCTACTACGAGTCCTATGGCCAATACCATAGCAAAAAGAGTTAAAGTATTAATGGAGAAGCCCATCACCATAAATGCACCAAAGGTTCCAATTAAGGAAACTGGGATTGCGAGCATTGGAATGAGTGTTGCACGCCAGCTTTGCAAAAACAAAAATACTACTAACAGCACTAACAGCAGTGCTTCTGCAAAAGTTTTCGCAACTTCCTTCATGGATTCGCGTACGAATTTTGTATTATCAACAACCGAATAATAAGCAACATCCGATGGGAACTTCTTGGATGCTTCTTCTAATTTTTGTTGAACCTGCGTAATGGTTTCTAAGGCATTTGCATCAGTTGTAAGTTGAACAGCAAAAGCTACTGCTTGATGTCCATTAAGAAAAGCCTGGAAGCCATAATCTTTGCCTCCCATTTCAACTTTCGCTATGTCTTTTATACGAGTAAAGTTGCCATTCTGAGAGCTAACAATAATATTTTCAAATTCTTTTGGCTCAGTCAAACGTCCTTGTACTCTTGCCGTATATTGAAATTCTTGCTGAGAAGATGTTGGTCTTTGACCAATAGTTCCCGCAGGAGCCTGGATATTCTGAGTACTAATCGCACTGGCGATATCACTACCCGTCAATTTTAACTGAGCCATTTTATCTGGCTGCAGCCAAATCCTCATGCCATAATCGGCACCATACTCCATAATATTCCCTACACCCTTGATTCTTTTCAAATCTTCGACAAGGTAAATACTGCCAAAGTTTTTTAAGAAAGTGCTATCATAGCTTCCCTTAGGAGACCATAATGTAAAGATTAGAGAATTATCAGGAGAAACCTTACGGGTTGTAAGACCTGCCGTTGTTACTTCCGAAGGAAGCGACGCATTGGCTTGGGCTACCCGATTTTGAGTTTGTACAGTTGCCATATCCGCATTCTTACTCAAATCAAATTTTGCCGTTAAAGAGTAAGAACCAGAATCGGAGCTAGTAGACTGCATAGAAACCATATCTTCAGTCCCATTGACCTGTAGTTCAATCAATTGGGCCATTGTCTGTTCTACAACTTCAGCATTTGCACCTGTATAACTACCACTAACACTAACTTGTGGTGGTGTAATTTGTGGATATTGGGCTATCGGCAAATTAAAGGCTGAAATTGAACCAATTAAAACAATAACAATCGATAATACGATCGCAAAAATGGGACGATCAATAAAAAACTTTGCCACCAGATTACCTCCTATTGCTTCGCCGGAGCGTTTAAATCATCCGGGCCAATCATTATTACCGTTACAGGTGTTCCTGGCGGAGTCTTCGCAAACCCTTCTACAACAATACGGTCATTTTCTGTTACACCTTCATCTACTACCCACATATTGCCGACTTTTGTACCCATTTTAACTGCCCTTGTTTCTGTTTTTTCGCCTTCGCCAATAACAGTAACCAAAGTTTTATCCAGCATTTGTTGCACGGCTCTTTGTGGAATTAGGAGAGCTCCTTGGCGGACCTCGCTTTGGACTGCAACACGAGCAAACATACCTGGTACAAGAAGTTTATTAGGGTTGCTAAAAGATGCTTTGAAACTGAGTGTACCTGTGCCAGTCGCTAACCCCTTATCAACTTGCTCAATCTGACCCGATAACGGATATGTAGAACCATCACTAAGAATGAGCTTCAAGTCCCGACCCCATTCTGTTGGAGACGCACCCTTACTATTTTTAGCAAACTGTAAGTATTCATTTTCACTCATACTAAATTTCACCATAACTGGATCAACAGAAGAAATCGTAGCCATAGTTGTTGACCCTGCAGTAACAAAACTACCAATACTTAAGTCATTCACATCAATACGACCATCTAAAGGAGAAACAATAAGAGTATCCTCAATATCCTCTTGCGCTTGCTGCACTTTAGCCCAATTAGCTTTAACAGCTGCTGCATTTTGTTGTTCTTCTGATAATGCATTATCTAAGGTCTGCTGAGAAATTGCACCTTGAGATGCAAGCTGATTATACCTTCCTACATCTTGACGACTCC
This window encodes:
- a CDS encoding efflux RND transporter periplasmic adaptor subunit; protein product: MVLIILSMVLVSGCSKQGAPAPQAPEVKAMQVVRKDTPIAYEFVGTVEAKNEVQIRAKVSGNIVEKMVTGGAVVSKGQPLFRIDSRQYNSALLTNQATAAQSEAVLARSRQDVGRYNQLASQGAISQQTLDNALSEEQQNAAAVKANWAKVQQAQEDIEDTLIVSPLDGRIDVNDLSIGSFVTAGSTTMATISSVDPVMVKFSMSENEYLQFAKNSKGASPTEWGRDLKLILSDGSTYPLSGQIEQVDKGLATGTGTLSFKASFSNPNKLLVPGMFARVAVQSEVRQGALLIPQRAVQQMLDKTLVTVIGEGEKTETRAVKMGTKVGNMWVVDEGVTENDRIVVEGFAKTPPGTPVTVIMIGPDDLNAPAKQ
- a CDS encoding efflux RND transporter permease subunit; this translates as MAKFFIDRPIFAIVLSIVIVLIGSISAFNLPIAQYPQITPPQVSVSGSYTGANAEVVEQTMAQLIELQVNGTEDMVSMQSTSSDSGSYSLTAKFDLSKNADMATVQTQNRVAQANASLPSEVTTAGLTTRKVSPDNSLIFTLWSPKGSYDSTFLKNFGSIYLVEDLKRIKGVGNIMEYGADYGMRIWLQPDKMAQLKLTGSDIASAISTQNIQAPAGTIGQRPTSSQQEFQYTARVQGRLTEPKEFENIIVSSQNGNFTRIKDIAKVEMGGKDYGFQAFLNGHQAVAFAVQLTTDANALETITQVQQKLEEASKKFPSDVAYYSVVDNTKFVRESMKEVAKTFAEALLLVLLVVFLFLQSWRATLIPMLAIPVSLIGTFGAFMVMGFSINTLTLFAMVLAIGLVVDDAIIVIEAVEHHMRYNGMSPKEATKLAMSEVSGPVVAIAFVLASVFIPVAFFGGTTGVLYKQFALTIAVSMALSAIVALSLTPALCALILKPHDPDAHSGLLERFFNKFNDVFEATVERYGRGLAKLIKRAALGVVFLVVLLLITGKLFQLVPSSFVPSEDQGYFISSITLPEAASASRTATVASKIAEDMRAQPGVADTIVVQGYDILAGAAKANSAIIFTKLADWDERTAPGLGVEQQVMKVLMNGSHVPEARVVSFNAPSLPGIGTVGGFTMMIEDKGGNTIEEIDRVSKQFMAAARKRPEIGMIYSTFGIDTPGYRFDVDREKAEQLGVPVKDVFTALQTFLGGVQVNDFNRFGRSYKVVMQAEQQFRNDVEGTRFFYVRSSSGVMVPLNTLLKPQTITAPPVIKRFNGYRTIQVGGNPAPGYSSGQALTALEEVAAENLPTGFGYEWADQSREEKISGGRAPYVFGFALLFVFLCLAALYESFGIPFAVLLSVPTGIFGAFLFQFVRNLQNDVYMQIGMVMLIGLSAKNAILIVEYAKVRVDKGMDPIKAAIEAAKLRLRPIIMTSLAFIIGCLPLVIATGAGAGARNSMGTAVVGGMLAATLLGIFLIPVLFVLIEQGVGALNKHKQHKKELQASHDAGSAK